In Perca fluviatilis chromosome 18, GENO_Pfluv_1.0, whole genome shotgun sequence, one genomic interval encodes:
- the LOC120547182 gene encoding triadin-like — protein sequence MSSQANGREAVPPAQTNQKTFLDDVILTFSSPMAWLLVVALVITWSGVAIVLFDLLDYKTLTEYTSYCDDPVCLSSGLPPPSAIAKRGLKVKGGFRPIKSSPAGVPVDVTAQESTDWLEMIWTFAASLVAPDEEEEGIHQLTETITSFHSEEL from the exons ATGAGCAGTCAAGCCAACGGCAGGGAGGCGGTCCCTCCAGCTCAGACCAATCAGAAGACATTTTTGGATGATGTCATTTTGACCTTTAGTTCACCGATGGCCTGGCTGCTGGTTGTGGCTCTGGTCATCACATGGTCGGGAGTCGCCATTGTTCTTTTTGATTTGCTCGACTATAAAACTCTGACAG AGTACACATCATACTGTGACGACCCCGTGTGTTTATCTTCtg GTCTCCCTCCTCCGTCTGCCATCGCTAAGAGAGGTTTGAAGGTTAAAG GTGGTTTTCGTCCAATAAAATCAAGCCCTGCTGGAGTCCCAGTTGATGTCACGGCTCAGGAGAGCACCGATTGGTTGGAGATGATATGGACTTTTGCAGCCAGTTTGGTAGCTcctgatgaggaggaggaaggtaTTCACCAGCTAACTGAAACCATCACAT CTTTCCACTCCGAGGAGCTCTGA